A window of the Parabacteroides merdae ATCC 43184 genome harbors these coding sequences:
- a CDS encoding DUF6383 domain-containing protein, giving the protein MNKKFSTLVAGVLLASGVGASAQTFNPQVFSSEPEIRQAKYYALGVGSGATNVVSVTETADGTLAFKSVAANSLNSLAKVDSALWTVSANVTGDGGATRFVMTNKATGATFSFDPKNAVKETGTSTSAVSGNAAEVGGALTQWIWYNSRYNVSNSLQASEVVSMDFAGGDSTLVIRVDAATNVIYAAKDSKQKLQSGTALQILTPGSWVMSAEDLNTKGDDVKYMQLSFAEDIDKNPFADKYQAQVLRSSGTPSSPYEVLRNKKGGYTPAQDEYLFLNKLNDEGELSYNYLRLDTSYYESTGASFKLYNQLTTSAAIMEKDAAGNLVTPVNGYNVIDTLGYNLPDDAFRFKFTKDLLTDSLQVESFSQFVELANAVAPKSQKGSEVTYWTMLNDDARVDDGISGSMATGFKPGVQNNTKLFTVLSHCTLVDEAKNVVTFYDDDVLAGRPVENHVNLLAYADGIDSDYASIADGVYTIKNVKTGEYYGVHIYDADSVAEYTGGDVIKNMNFNHIPAFQWVVIKKDHSALRAEISPVQVTNREFDAQNDYQIQLRKGTKDGQYKLNGVEVVFEPVSADAVADKHNGYKFLEDQDLDVNRYTFNYWHAYTADKYLNKNAEDSVLNVLTEDAGRFSIEAAQAAEFGYDVDARGANTYIPTLAQLERRLYTVSAPYGRKLYVNKEHQIMATTNPASTDAVTSFYFKENNEFTKGEDLTCYYALINNNGLNKAGVVDNDEDALLRAQVLTETRTSVFAIAKSDAPLYRRFNNTALGESATDGRDSLRFFENVRKEYLMDENNREGGLMDANVNYVGMWTANKATGLAFQIDTAVINRDNGDIKPQYLLSVAHNDFAGTDTIPCTEADGTHRDENGNLVDANHCIHAIPGKAAFERGKYVVSFADSAAANGYKKPYTDVTAGYVRVGFVEAIKQADTLWVLTDEFKALANDKIDFARLQAVNDSLVAAGATKIKNVLTGVNHKNYTWSFRYVNPEAAGNVEEEGNANKFLFESNNYDGEKIAPENGSWLKIQNGCVVLTKNPSYFSNAKTGGDGALIFNVENKEDDQLATDNEEIATSEVTVIAQQGAVRVANAAGKKVVVSNILGQTVANTVITSDNAVIAAPQGVVVVAVEGEEAVKAIVK; this is encoded by the coding sequence ATGAACAAAAAGTTTTCTACTCTTGTAGCCGGTGTTCTGCTGGCTTCTGGTGTCGGAGCTTCTGCGCAGACGTTTAATCCTCAGGTTTTTTCTAGTGAACCTGAAATTCGTCAGGCCAAGTATTATGCTTTAGGCGTAGGAAGTGGGGCAACTAATGTTGTAAGCGTTACAGAAACTGCCGATGGAACTCTCGCTTTTAAATCGGTTGCAGCAAACTCATTGAATTCTTTGGCAAAAGTTGATTCCGCTTTGTGGACGGTTTCTGCTAATGTGACAGGTGATGGTGGTGCTACTCGTTTTGTTATGACAAACAAGGCAACAGGTGCTACTTTTTCTTTTGATCCGAAGAATGCAGTAAAAGAAACGGGTACATCTACTTCTGCTGTTTCAGGTAATGCAGCTGAAGTTGGTGGTGCTTTGACACAGTGGATTTGGTATAACAGCCGTTACAATGTTTCTAACTCTTTACAAGCCTCCGAAGTTGTTTCTATGGACTTTGCCGGTGGTGACTCTACTTTGGTGATTCGTGTAGATGCTGCTACTAACGTTATTTATGCAGCAAAAGATTCGAAACAAAAACTGCAATCAGGTACAGCTTTACAGATCTTGACTCCGGGTTCTTGGGTAATGTCTGCTGAAGACCTGAACACAAAGGGCGATGATGTTAAGTACATGCAGTTGTCTTTTGCAGAGGATATCGACAAAAATCCGTTTGCCGATAAGTATCAAGCCCAGGTCCTGAGAAGTAGTGGTACTCCTTCTTCTCCTTATGAAGTTCTGCGTAACAAAAAAGGTGGATATACACCAGCACAAGATGAATATCTGTTTTTGAACAAATTGAATGACGAAGGAGAATTGTCTTATAACTATTTACGTCTTGATACGTCTTATTATGAAAGTACTGGTGCTTCTTTCAAACTGTATAATCAGTTGACAACATCGGCTGCAATCATGGAAAAAGATGCCGCAGGCAATTTGGTTACACCGGTTAATGGTTATAATGTGATTGATACATTAGGCTATAATTTGCCGGACGATGCATTCCGTTTCAAATTCACAAAGGACCTGTTGACAGACTCTTTGCAAGTCGAATCTTTCTCTCAGTTTGTTGAGTTGGCAAATGCCGTGGCTCCGAAAAGCCAGAAAGGAAGCGAAGTGACATATTGGACAATGTTGAATGATGATGCCCGTGTAGATGATGGAATTTCTGGTAGCATGGCAACTGGTTTTAAACCAGGTGTTCAGAATAATACGAAGCTGTTTACAGTGTTGTCACATTGTACTTTGGTAGACGAAGCTAAGAATGTCGTTACTTTCTATGATGACGATGTGCTTGCTGGAAGACCTGTTGAAAACCACGTAAATCTTTTGGCTTACGCCGACGGTATTGATTCTGATTATGCAAGTATCGCTGACGGTGTTTACACGATCAAAAATGTGAAAACTGGTGAATATTATGGCGTTCACATTTATGATGCAGACTCTGTAGCTGAATATACTGGAGGTGATGTTATCAAGAATATGAATTTTAACCATATCCCTGCATTCCAGTGGGTTGTTATCAAGAAAGATCATTCTGCTCTTCGTGCAGAAATTTCTCCGGTTCAGGTAACTAACCGTGAGTTCGATGCACAGAACGATTATCAGATCCAGTTGAGAAAAGGTACTAAAGACGGCCAGTACAAGTTGAATGGTGTAGAAGTTGTCTTTGAACCGGTTTCTGCTGACGCTGTTGCTGACAAACACAATGGATACAAATTTTTGGAAGATCAGGATCTGGATGTAAATCGTTATACATTCAACTACTGGCATGCTTATACAGCTGATAAATACCTGAACAAGAATGCTGAAGACTCTGTTTTGAACGTATTGACTGAAGATGCTGGCCGTTTCTCAATTGAAGCTGCTCAAGCTGCTGAATTCGGTTATGATGTAGATGCTCGTGGTGCTAATACTTATATTCCGACATTGGCTCAGTTGGAAAGACGTCTTTATACGGTTTCTGCACCTTACGGACGTAAGCTCTATGTAAACAAAGAACACCAGATCATGGCAACGACAAATCCGGCTAGCACAGATGCTGTAACTTCTTTCTATTTCAAAGAAAACAATGAATTTACGAAGGGTGAAGATCTGACTTGTTATTATGCTTTGATTAATAACAATGGCTTGAATAAAGCTGGTGTTGTCGACAACGATGAAGATGCTCTGCTGCGTGCTCAGGTATTGACTGAAACAAGAACTTCTGTATTTGCTATCGCTAAGAGCGATGCTCCTCTGTATCGCCGTTTCAACAATACGGCTTTGGGTGAAAGTGCAACAGATGGTCGTGACAGTTTGAGATTCTTTGAAAATGTTCGTAAAGAATATCTGATGGATGAAAACAACCGCGAAGGTGGTTTGATGGATGCTAACGTGAATTATGTAGGTATGTGGACTGCTAACAAGGCTACAGGTCTTGCCTTCCAGATCGATACAGCTGTGATCAACCGTGACAATGGTGATATCAAACCTCAGTATCTACTTTCTGTTGCTCATAATGATTTCGCGGGTACAGATACAATTCCTTGTACGGAAGCAGACGGAACTCACCGTGATGAAAATGGTAACTTGGTAGATGCTAACCACTGTATCCATGCTATTCCGGGTAAGGCTGCATTTGAAAGAGGTAAATATGTAGTTAGCTTCGCTGATTCTGCTGCTGCTAATGGTTACAAGAAACCGTACACAGATGTAACTGCTGGTTATGTTCGCGTAGGTTTTGTTGAAGCTATCAAACAGGCTGATACATTGTGGGTTTTGACAGACGAATTCAAGGCTTTGGCAAATGATAAGATCGATTTTGCAAGATTACAAGCTGTAAATGATTCTTTGGTGGCTGCTGGTGCAACCAAGATTAAGAATGTGTTGACTGGCGTCAACCACAAAAATTATACTTGGTCATTCCGTTATGTGAATCCTGAAGCTGCCGGTAATGTGGAAGAAGAAGGTAATGCTAACAAATTCTTGTTCGAATCAAACAACTATGATGGTGAAAAGATTGCTCCTGAAAACGGCTCTTGGTTGAAGATCCAGAATGGTTGCGTTGTCTTGACTAAGAATCCTTCTTATTTCTCTAACGCTAAGACTGGTGGTGACGGTGCCCTGATCTTCAACGTTGAAAACAAAGAAGATGATCAATTGGCAACAGACAACGAAGAAATTGCAACATCAGAAGTAACTGTAATCGCTCAGCAGGGTGCTGTACGTGTTGCTAATGCTGCCGGTAAGAAGGTTGTTGTTTCTAACATCCTTGGCCAGACAGTAGCTAACACAGTTATCACTTCTGACAATGCTGTAATTGCTGCTCCTCAGGGTGTAGTTGTAGTAGCTGTTGAAGGCGAAGAAGCTGTTAAGGCTATCGTTAAGTAA
- a CDS encoding aminoacyl-histidine dipeptidase, with translation MSAEIKNLSPQPVWGYFYDLTQIPRPTGHMEAVTRFMVAFGKGLGLETLQDEVGNVLIRKPASPGMEGHKTVTMQSHLDMVPQKNSSVKHDFLTDPIDAYIDGDWVKARETTLGADNGMGAAFAMAVLADKTLTHGPLEALFTINEEVGMDGAVGLKPGFLKGEILLNCDSEEEGELFVGCAGGADLNVSMQFKEDTYIPEGDVAVKISLTGLKGGHSGVDIHLGRANANKLMFRFLKEAVRDYGARLSSVDGGSLRNAIPREAFAVITIPGDNVEALWELVSDYQEMYRYEYKGIEHNINFTAEMTDMPATLIPEEIQDDLINAIEGCQNGVISMLVDFPGTVESSTNLAIVKSSNEMIEIQILVRSSSESRKEAVCSSLESIFSLAGAKVEYSDGYGGWQPNIDSPILKIMQQAYLDLYGKKPEAKVMHAGLECGIIQESYPDMDMISIGPDLQHPHSPDERVSIPSVARTWDFIVTTLARI, from the coding sequence ATGTCCGCAGAAATCAAAAATCTTTCTCCGCAGCCAGTTTGGGGTTATTTCTATGACCTTACGCAAATCCCTCGTCCGACCGGACATATGGAGGCTGTAACCCGTTTTATGGTAGCTTTTGGTAAAGGATTGGGATTGGAAACTTTGCAGGACGAAGTGGGAAACGTTTTGATTCGTAAACCGGCTTCTCCGGGAATGGAAGGACACAAAACCGTGACCATGCAGTCTCACCTCGATATGGTTCCGCAGAAGAACTCTTCGGTAAAACATGATTTTCTAACTGATCCGATCGATGCTTATATAGATGGAGATTGGGTGAAAGCACGCGAAACGACATTGGGTGCTGATAACGGTATGGGTGCTGCTTTTGCTATGGCTGTCCTGGCGGACAAGACATTGACGCACGGTCCTCTGGAAGCCCTTTTTACCATTAACGAAGAAGTGGGAATGGATGGCGCAGTCGGTTTGAAGCCGGGTTTCCTGAAAGGGGAAATCCTGTTGAACTGTGATTCAGAGGAAGAAGGCGAGTTGTTTGTCGGTTGTGCTGGTGGCGCCGATCTGAATGTCTCCATGCAATTTAAGGAAGATACTTATATTCCGGAGGGCGATGTTGCCGTGAAAATCAGCCTGACCGGCTTGAAAGGCGGTCACTCCGGTGTGGATATTCATTTGGGACGTGCGAATGCGAATAAGCTGATGTTCCGTTTTTTGAAAGAGGCCGTACGCGATTATGGGGCTCGTCTGTCATCTGTCGACGGCGGTTCGTTGCGCAACGCTATCCCGCGTGAAGCTTTTGCCGTAATAACAATTCCTGGAGATAATGTGGAAGCTCTTTGGGAGCTTGTGTCCGATTATCAGGAAATGTACCGCTACGAATATAAGGGCATTGAACACAATATTAATTTTACGGCCGAAATGACCGATATGCCGGCAACTCTGATTCCGGAAGAGATTCAGGATGATCTGATCAATGCGATAGAAGGTTGCCAGAACGGTGTGATCAGTATGCTGGTCGATTTTCCGGGTACGGTCGAATCGTCTACAAACTTGGCAATCGTCAAGTCCTCGAACGAAATGATCGAGATTCAAATTTTGGTTCGCAGTTCGTCCGAGAGCCGCAAGGAAGCTGTTTGTTCGAGTTTGGAAAGTATTTTCTCTCTAGCCGGGGCGAAGGTGGAATATTCGGATGGTTACGGCGGATGGCAGCCGAATATCGATTCGCCGATCCTGAAAATCATGCAGCAAGCTTATTTGGATTTGTACGGAAAGAAGCCGGAGGCTAAGGTTATGCATGCCGGTCTGGAATGCGGTATCATTCAGGAATCCTATCCTGATATGGACATGATCTCTATCGGTCCGGACTTGCAGCATCCGCATTCTCCTGACGAGCGTGTCAGCATTCCGTCTGTTGCCCGTACGTGGGACTTTATTGTTACGACGCTTGCGAGAATCTGA
- a CDS encoding lysylphosphatidylglycerol synthase transmembrane domain-containing protein, translating to MDFKAILRTFLKIILPLAFGCLLLWYLYSKMDIGEIWNVIRKGVRYEIILFSLLFGLGANIVRGLRWGLLIRSLGDKVKTCNVIYAVLGNYAVNLVLPRVGEVWRCGMITKYDKIPFTRLLGTLLIDRVSDTIMVGLITMSIIIFNFDFFHSFFAKNPALLDGFQSMFNSIWIYVAGVIFIAGIWFIFTYMSNFTLVKKAKSMLQNVWDGMKSIWLMKRKGLFVIQTLLIWTGYFLYFYITFYAFDFTRDLGVTVGLIAFTMSSIAVAVPVQGGIGPWHFMVIATLMCFGVKETDAAAFALVVHTVQTAWLGITGLFGVVALPFVNKGIDNGQLTIDN from the coding sequence ATGGATTTTAAAGCAATTCTACGCACGTTTCTCAAGATAATTCTCCCGCTTGCATTCGGTTGTTTACTCCTTTGGTATCTATACAGTAAGATGGATATTGGCGAGATCTGGAATGTGATTCGTAAGGGGGTCCGCTATGAGATTATTCTTTTTTCCCTTTTGTTTGGCTTGGGAGCCAATATTGTCCGGGGATTGCGTTGGGGACTGCTGATTCGTTCGTTAGGTGATAAGGTGAAGACCTGCAATGTGATTTATGCTGTGTTGGGGAATTATGCTGTGAACCTTGTGCTACCACGTGTCGGTGAAGTCTGGCGTTGCGGGATGATAACCAAATATGACAAGATCCCGTTTACCCGCCTGTTGGGGACGCTGCTGATCGACCGTGTGAGCGATACCATCATGGTCGGGCTGATCACAATGTCCATCATTATCTTCAATTTTGATTTTTTCCATAGTTTCTTTGCGAAGAACCCTGCGTTGCTGGATGGTTTTCAGTCCATGTTCAACTCGATATGGATTTATGTGGCCGGCGTAATTTTTATTGCCGGAATTTGGTTTATATTCACATATATGAGTAACTTTACGCTGGTCAAGAAAGCAAAGTCGATGTTGCAGAACGTCTGGGATGGAATGAAGAGCATCTGGCTGATGAAGCGTAAAGGTCTTTTCGTTATTCAAACCCTGTTGATCTGGACAGGATATTTCCTGTATTTCTACATCACTTTCTATGCTTTCGATTTTACCCGTGATTTGGGTGTGACGGTCGGTCTGATCGCTTTTACGATGAGTAGTATCGCTGTGGCGGTACCCGTGCAGGGGGGGATTGGTCCGTGGCATTTTATGGTGATCGCCACTTTGATGTGCTTCGGAGTAAAAGAAACCGATGCTGCGGCTTTTGCTCTGGTGGTGCATACGGTGCAAACTGCCTGGCTCGGAATTACGGGACTGTTTGGTGTGGTGGCGCTACCTTTTGTAAACAAAGGAATTGACAATGGACAATTGACAATTGACAATTAA
- the rsmA gene encoding 16S rRNA (adenine(1518)-N(6)/adenine(1519)-N(6))-dimethyltransferase RsmA, which translates to MRLVKPKKALGQHFLKDLQIAERIADTLSDYKQLPVLEIGPGMGVLTQFLLEKGHDLTVVELDMESVDYLEQNFPVLEGKILAEDFLRLDLGKLFPDQFCVIGNYPYNISSQIFFKVLDYKEHIPCCSGMIQKEVAERLAAGPGSKTYGILSVLLQAWYEVEYLFTVSENVFDPPPKVKSAVIRMVRNDRKSLGCDEKLFKTVVKTSFNQRRKTLRNSMKPLLGKDCPDYSLPIFNKRPEQLSVEQFVELTLITERNLKDL; encoded by the coding sequence ATGAGATTAGTTAAGCCCAAAAAAGCATTAGGACAACATTTCCTGAAAGATCTGCAAATAGCTGAGCGTATTGCAGATACATTGTCCGATTACAAGCAGTTACCTGTACTGGAAATTGGCCCAGGGATGGGCGTCCTCACCCAATTCTTACTGGAAAAAGGACACGATCTGACAGTAGTGGAGCTGGATATGGAATCGGTCGATTACCTGGAACAGAACTTTCCCGTCTTGGAAGGCAAGATTTTGGCCGAAGACTTTCTGCGTCTGGATCTCGGCAAGTTGTTTCCGGACCAGTTTTGTGTGATTGGCAATTATCCTTATAATATATCCAGTCAGATATTTTTCAAAGTGCTCGACTACAAGGAACATATTCCCTGCTGTTCGGGTATGATACAGAAAGAGGTGGCCGAACGTCTTGCTGCCGGTCCGGGTAGTAAGACATACGGCATCCTGAGCGTCCTGCTACAGGCCTGGTACGAAGTGGAATATCTGTTTACAGTCAGCGAGAATGTATTCGATCCGCCTCCAAAGGTCAAGAGTGCGGTGATACGGATGGTGCGCAATGACCGAAAATCGTTGGGATGTGACGAGAAGCTTTTCAAGACGGTTGTCAAAACCTCGTTCAACCAACGTCGCAAAACATTGCGCAACTCCATGAAACCTCTGCTGGGTAAGGATTGTCCCGATTATTCGCTCCCGATCTTTAACAAACGACCGGAACAGCTTTCCGTAGAGCAGTTCGTGGAACTGACGCTGATAACGGAGCGAAACTTAAAAGATTTATGA
- the mgtE gene encoding magnesium transporter, which yields MIELTKEYIDHLKDIITEKDDAKIKEILDELYPADIAELYQELDLQEAIYLYLLMDGEKAADVLMELDEEDRHKLLKELPNELIAKRFVDNMETDDAVDLMRELDEDTQEEILSHIEDVEQAGDIVDLLKYDEDTAGGLMGTEMIVVNENWSMPKCIDEMRKQAEDMDEIYYVYVVDDDERLRGVLPLQKLITNPSVSKIKHVMKKDPISVRDSDSIEEVTETIEKYDLVALPVIDSIGRLVGRITIDDVMDEVREQHERDYQLASGISQDVETSDNVFTQTAARLPWLLIGMIGGIGNSLILGNFEGNFAVNPKMALFIPLIGGTGGNVGIQSSAIVVQGLANNSLKEGNILPQILKESVVSLINASIISLVVFIYNFFMLGDRGITASVSLSLFAVVMFASVFGTLVPMTLDKLKIDPALATGPFITITNDIIGMMIYMFITSALAG from the coding sequence ATGATTGAACTGACGAAAGAATATATAGACCATCTAAAAGACATCATCACGGAGAAGGATGATGCTAAGATTAAGGAGATACTGGACGAACTGTATCCGGCGGACATAGCCGAACTGTACCAGGAGCTTGATTTGCAAGAGGCTATCTACCTCTATCTGCTGATGGATGGTGAAAAGGCAGCGGATGTTCTGATGGAACTGGATGAAGAAGACCGTCACAAGTTGCTGAAAGAACTTCCGAACGAACTGATTGCCAAACGCTTCGTGGACAATATGGAGACCGACGACGCTGTAGACCTGATGCGTGAGTTGGACGAAGATACCCAGGAAGAGATTCTTTCGCACATCGAAGACGTAGAGCAGGCGGGCGACATCGTCGACCTCTTGAAATACGATGAAGACACTGCCGGTGGATTGATGGGTACCGAAATGATCGTGGTGAACGAGAATTGGAGTATGCCCAAATGTATCGACGAGATGCGCAAGCAAGCTGAAGACATGGATGAGATCTATTACGTCTATGTAGTTGACGATGATGAGCGCCTTCGCGGAGTCCTCCCCCTGCAGAAGCTGATCACTAATCCTTCCGTCTCGAAGATCAAGCATGTGATGAAGAAAGACCCGATCTCCGTCCGCGACAGTGACAGTATCGAAGAGGTGACCGAGACGATCGAAAAATATGACCTGGTCGCCCTACCTGTTATCGACAGCATCGGGCGTCTCGTCGGACGTATCACCATCGACGATGTCATGGATGAAGTCCGCGAACAGCACGAACGTGACTACCAGTTGGCATCCGGTATCTCGCAGGATGTGGAAACTTCGGATAATGTCTTCACCCAAACGGCCGCCCGCCTTCCTTGGCTCCTGATCGGTATGATAGGCGGAATAGGGAACTCTCTGATCTTAGGTAATTTTGAAGGAAATTTTGCCGTCAACCCCAAGATGGCGCTGTTTATTCCGTTGATTGGAGGAACAGGTGGAAATGTCGGCATCCAGTCTTCCGCCATCGTGGTACAAGGCCTGGCCAACAACAGTTTGAAGGAAGGAAACATTCTGCCTCAGATCTTGAAAGAGTCTGTCGTTTCACTGATTAACGCCAGCATCATCAGTTTAGTCGTATTTATCTATAATTTCTTTATGTTAGGCGACAGAGGCATCACCGCTTCGGTTTCCTTAAGCTTGTTTGCGGTCGTGATGTTCGCCAGTGTCTTCGGAACACTGGTCCCCATGACTCTCGATAAACTGAAGATCGACCCTGCTTTGGCCACCGGACCGTTTATCACCATCACAAACGACATTATAGGTATGATGATCTACATGTTCATTACGTCTGCACTGGCTGGATAA
- a CDS encoding RagB/SusD family nutrient uptake outer membrane protein: MKKYSKKIMKVICLIAVMISCCGCEDFLTRNHPTEISDDKFWETMNECENALGQCKLWMKGGQSETELGLMFLEGATDNMYFFANFDQRIVQLGNGSLVPPTKNNDPTSWEVVLDQWSNSYTYIRRCCRFLEHVDNAYFADESERARMKAEARVWRAWYHIRLLNYYGRHDGIPIVDHALNPSDIYLARNTVQECLDFINRELDMVINSEDLPFVWDEGRRSRMSRSIALALKMDVNLQFKQYEQAKAAAKALIDSGEFELYYTSSQDNDPGRNYRDLFRYLGEQNKERILFRDQGCNDIWFRNMGTVMGGQGVSAPLKSLVDVYETIDGKTIQSLSAEERLQYERNPLYKARDPRLYATVMMPEDSTSISNYVYHPFDPNSSDFVGKTGASRSGYMLKKYLDEQDRATGRGTLDFMIYRYAEVLMDYVECLIETGDWQNPDVEKYINMIRNRAGMPNMDKSVYNTQEKVRELYRRERRIEFAFEGKRYDDIRRWGIGNETNQGTIYGAWNPNEGSYVTIETRNCVFPKFDSWPLHQQEVTANPNIKQPTGW; the protein is encoded by the coding sequence ATGAAAAAATATAGTAAGAAAATAATGAAGGTAATCTGTCTGATTGCCGTAATGATAAGTTGTTGTGGATGTGAAGATTTTTTAACACGTAATCATCCGACTGAAATATCAGATGATAAGTTTTGGGAAACGATGAATGAATGTGAAAATGCTTTAGGACAATGTAAGTTATGGATGAAAGGAGGGCAGTCTGAGACAGAGTTAGGATTGATGTTTTTGGAGGGTGCTACAGACAACATGTATTTCTTTGCTAATTTTGATCAACGTATAGTTCAATTAGGAAATGGCTCTTTGGTACCTCCTACTAAAAACAATGATCCAACAAGTTGGGAAGTTGTTTTAGATCAGTGGTCTAATAGTTATACTTATATTCGTCGGTGTTGCCGATTCTTGGAACATGTTGATAATGCCTATTTTGCAGATGAATCGGAAAGAGCACGTATGAAAGCGGAAGCACGTGTGTGGCGTGCTTGGTATCACATCCGCCTGCTGAATTATTATGGACGGCATGACGGGATTCCTATCGTGGATCATGCTTTGAATCCAAGTGATATTTACTTGGCGCGTAATACGGTACAAGAATGTCTGGATTTTATCAATCGTGAATTGGATATGGTTATAAATTCAGAAGATCTGCCGTTCGTTTGGGATGAAGGGCGTCGGAGTAGAATGTCCAGATCGATCGCTTTAGCATTAAAAATGGATGTCAACCTGCAATTTAAACAATATGAGCAGGCAAAAGCAGCAGCAAAGGCGTTGATCGATTCAGGGGAATTTGAACTGTATTATACATCTTCTCAGGATAATGATCCAGGCAGGAATTATCGGGATTTGTTCCGTTATCTCGGCGAACAAAATAAGGAAAGAATATTATTTAGAGACCAGGGATGCAATGATATTTGGTTCCGTAATATGGGGACAGTCATGGGGGGGCAAGGTGTAAGTGCCCCGTTGAAGTCATTGGTTGACGTTTATGAGACGATTGATGGAAAAACGATTCAGTCTCTTTCGGCTGAAGAACGTTTACAGTATGAACGGAATCCTTTATATAAAGCGCGGGATCCCCGTTTGTATGCAACTGTGATGATGCCAGAAGACAGCACTTCCATTTCTAATTATGTTTATCATCCGTTTGATCCTAACAGTAGTGATTTTGTTGGAAAAACAGGAGCCTCGCGTTCTGGATATATGTTGAAAAAATACTTGGATGAACAAGATCGAGCTACGGGACGAGGAACACTTGACTTTATGATTTATCGGTATGCCGAAGTCCTGATGGATTATGTGGAGTGTCTGATTGAAACAGGAGACTGGCAAAATCCGGATGTGGAGAAATATATTAATATGATTCGAAATCGTGCTGGAATGCCAAATATGGATAAGTCTGTGTATAATACTCAAGAGAAGGTACGTGAATTGTATCGCCGTGAACGTCGTATCGAGTTTGCATTCGAAGGAAAGCGTTATGACGATATTCGTCGTTGGGGAATCGGGAATGAAACGAATCAAGGTACAATTTATGGAGCATGGAATCCTAATGAGGGTTCTTATGTGACGATTGAAACACGTAATTGTGTTTTCCCGAAATTCGATTCATGGCCTTTACATCAGCAAGAAGTAACCGCTAATCCGAATATCAAACAGCCCACGGGTTGGTGA